CTGTCCTACCTCCTGTCTCTACAAATGTAACTACTCTAGGCACCCCGCATCATTGGAGTCAcacggtatttgtccttctgtgactagCATATCTCACTCAGCACAGTATCCTCAAGGCCCATCTATGTTGTCAGCAGGTGTCAGAACATCCTtcttatttcaagtttattttattcgagagagagtgagcgagcacaagtggagcagagagagggagagagagaaaatcccaagcaggttccgccctctaagcacagagcctgacgtgagacttgagctcatcaactgtgagatcatgacctgagccgaaaccaagagctggatgcttaaccgacggagccacccaggcgccccagaatttccttcctttttaaggctgaataatattccattatatacgcataccacattttgtttatctattcagtCGTTGGAAAACAGCATCTGTATTGTAGTAACATGAGGCTTTCCGCAGCCCGGCCCTGGGCACACCCAGACAGGAGAGGGCTTGCACTGGAGGGAGGTAGGGCCCGGGTGTGGGGTGGCCCCCGGGGGGAGCCGGCGTGGTGCTCTCGGTGCTGTCTGGGTCCGTCACTGCACAGACCAGGACCTTCCCTGTGGCCGGGCTGCAGCACATCTCCTAAGCCCCGGACTCGACAGTTTCTTCCTCCAGAATCCCCACGAGTAAGGTGGAACTTGTAAAAAGTTAGGCAGCCCacaaaaaaggggcagaaagtaaAACAATCATCCGTAAGGCCGGGTGGTGTCCAGGTACTTACGACTGAAAATCCTAGCAGCAAAATCCCTCCACACGATCCTCTTGGAGAGGCAACGGCCCTACCCAAGCATCAGACACGTTCGCTTGTTAAGGTCAAATCCTGACAAAGTTTGCAAAGAAATTATCCTAATTCTTTTCAAGGCTCATGTGATGCCGGTCGGGCCGCTTCAAACGCCATCCACCTTCAAGGTTTGGGGTAAGTTGACGTGAACCGTCTTCATCCAAGAATTGGACGGGTCCAAGAATTGGACGTCCAAGAATTGGGAGGTTCTCAACATTTGTCTGGGCCTCGCCGGGTGGGGCCACAAACCCTGCAGAACAAATTCCCAGGCCGTCCTCAGGGACCCGCTCGGGGCTTCTGGAAGGAAGGGCTTTCCTGCTCCCACTGAAATCCTTCCCACCGCACTCACTTTGCTTCCTGGGCTCTGACGTCGGGAGGAATGGAAGGCCCGTTGCTAGACCCCCGTGTAGTGACTCGGCACAAGGAGACACAAGTGGACGAGGCCAGCAAAGGAAGACAGTGAAGAGAGAGCCCACCACAAGGGGCCCACGTCCTTCATGGTCTTAACCACCGAAAGCAATAGCATCCTCAGATCTCTGCCCTCAGAGCCCTCACCAACTGGACGAAGGGAAAGCCCAGGCTTTGGGTGACCCCTTCTGCAAGAGGAGGCCCTGTGGAACCCTATGGCGGTTCTCACGAACTCATAGCCGTCTCCTACCTCCGTggcctctctgctcttctccccagtTCCAGGGTGTCCTGATCGCCCACAGATTTCCAGCCCGTAGGCTCAATCAGCTTGCCAACCGACCAGTCCCCCTGACGTACCTCGCCCTCCTGCGccaaagcacagggacaggaggggagggggcctgcgCTGACTGGGGGGCCAGCTGACATGGCTTCCCCCTGCACCGCCAGCCTCTGGGCCCCTTCTCCTGACTCTTCCTGGGAATTCCCCTCGTCTCCCTTTCCAGACACTTCCAGTGGGGACCTGTAGACGGCCGAACTCCAGATGAGCTGAGGGTATAGCCTTTCCCACGGCATCCCTGGGCCCCACGCACACAAGGGATATGGACAGACAAGTGTCTCAACGCCCAGAGCCTTCCACAGCAGCCAAGGAGTCTAGGAACATTCTAGAACAGTTAGGAAGCTGGTCACTCAGGGCAGCCGGATGATGTCTAGGGGGCCGCCAATCTGACACTTCTGACATCTGTCCCCCAGTCTTTAGCATATAAAGTCTGCCGTTGTATCATGGAGACCCAGAAACCGCTCTGACCTTCTCTGTGGCATGTACGTTATTATCTGTCAGCACCGGTCACCTGTCCCAGCATCCCTCTGAAacatctttctttccatttccccacCACTCAGTCTTGCGGCCTGTGAGTCTTGGAGGACCCCAGCGATGACCCTGCCTATGCAGGCTCCTTGTAGCTGTCGGCCCTCAGCGGGTGCTGGTTCTGTGGCTACGAGAATCGCTTTGTGGTCCTTCTCCGGCTCCTATCTACCCCGACCCCCCTGAGCCGCTTCCGGCCACCCTCAGCATCCGTAGGTCTTACTTACGCGTGCGAGTGGGGAGCAACCACCAAAACCGTGTGCCCTACAGTCACGATTATTTTGGCTACCTAGATGACCTCTTGTCTTTTTAGCATTTCAGATAAACACGCTTCCTTCACAAATTCGGATGGGAAGGTGACGGTCACACCACACAGCAAATGCAAAGTTGTCGTTAACGGGGTGCCCATCGTGACCAAGACAAAGCTGCAGCATTTGGTAAGCTTTCCTGCCTGGCCGCAGAATTTCCGCGGTCCCACCGGAGAGCTAGGAGAAGGGGTTCCCGTGAGGTGCCCCAGGCCTCCACGCCGTGGCAAGCACCGGGCAGGGTGGGGGCGCCAGCCACCCCATGTCCCCCTGCTACGACCGACATGGGTCACAGCTTGGGGTCGGGAGATCCGATATTAACCCGCTGTGTGTTCCTGGGCAAAAGCCACTTCACTCCTCGGGAATTCATCTATACattgcttttaagtttatttatttatcttgagagagtgagaaagagggcaagcaagcaggggagaggcagagagagagaagcagagggagaatcccaagtagcctctgggctgtcagcacagagcccgacgtggggctcaaacccacaaatcgagagaccacgacctgagccgagatcaagagtaggacccttaaccgactgagccccccaggtcccCCATTGGGACTTAATAAAACAGAGATGAGTGAACTAGAAGCTCACCAACAccctttccagctctgacattTCATGATATCTCAGACTTCTTAAAAGATCTGCCACCGGGAGGGACCACACAGCACCTCGCAAACACTAGGCTCTCTGTCTCCTCCGCACACCCCAGCCTGGCTCCCCATGACCACAGGGGCTCCCGCCAGCCTCCCTGCTGCCCAAGCCCCTCTTCAACCCATTCTCCACACTGTAACCACAGAGAGCCTTTAGACAAGCTATTTGGATTAGGCCACGCCCTCCTGGAAATCCTCAGTGGCCACCCTTTCAGGGCCCCTGTGTGAGCTGCCTcatctcccctccacctcccgccTCACTGCTCTGCACGAAGGTCACACGGACCTTCTCCTGATTGTTCAAAACACCCCTGGCTCTGTTTGGCCGCAGCCCTCTCTGCCTTGCCGAAACTGACCACCTTTGAAGTCGTAAACAGCGCACCTTGAGAGAGGACCACTCTGATCCCCAGTGCAAGTGAGGCGCCCGTATTATACTTTCTGCAGAAGCGCCCCCATTTCATTCAAGCATCTCTCTCAAGCTATTGCACTGTCTGTCTATAAAGTCCTAGAGGGGAGGGCCCGAGTCTGTTTGGTGCCCACTGGGATCCGCAATGTCTGATGGAGAGTCGGAGCTCCGTGTgggataaaggaagaaataaatgaaagcatgCACACAAAAGCAAAACGTCAATCTCTTCCTCTGCATtcagggggggggggtctcttccctctctggggACCTCGTGCAGGGTTTGTGATTTACCACAGCTGGACTGCCCATGGGGACTTGGCCCCCCTGGAGCAGGCTGGTGCCACACCCCTGCTCTCTGAGGGCAGCATGCTCCCGCTGAACCTCCCGTCTCCTCCCTAGGACCGCATTATCCTGGGATCCAACAGTGCCTACCTCTACATTGGGTTCCCATCAGAGCGAGGCAGTGAAGACCTGACCAGGTTCGACTATGACTTCTTCCAGCTGGAGAGAGCAGCTGCGGAGGGAGTGAGTGTGGACAAGCTGGGTGAGAAGCTCAGGGCCCTGTCTTCCAGAATTTTCCACATGCTGATCTAAAAGCAACTGCTTTCACTGTGTGCTCTCCTACTTTCCCTAAGAAAACAACATCTTGTTTCAAAGGGAAATGTTTAGAAAGTTAAATTAGGATTTCCATATTGTAGAGTGAGCACATGTCAAAGATTTATTAAACTATTTTGTTAATAAACAGAGAAGAAGGCGATagatacagttgacccttggacaacatgggtttgaactgtgtgggtccacttatacatggtggtggtctttttgtttttttataaacacAGCACAgtcctataaatgtatttttttctttcttatgactaacattttcttttctccagcttacgttattataagtatataatacatagaacatacaaaatatatgttaatcatCTGCTTATTGGTAAGTCTTTGGACCAACAGaaggctattagtagttatgtTTTGGGGGACTCAAAAGTTGAATGGATTTTTGACCGTATGGGGCGTCAGGGCCCTAACCCCTGCATTTCCCAAGGTTCAACAGTAAAGCACAAGAGGGAAGAACAGTGAAATAAGACTGAGTTAGACAAAGCTGGTTGATGGTTTTGGAGGCAATAATCTTCTACTGGacaaaagtcattttatttttttaaatttttttttcaacgttttttattcatttttgggacagagagagacagagcatgaacgggggaggggcagagagagagggagacacagaatcggaaacaggctccaggctccgagccatcagcccagagcccgacgcggggctcgaacccatggaccgcgagatcgtgacctgagctgaagtcggacgcttaaccgactgtgccacccaggcgcccctggacaaaagtcattttaaattgCGAATCTTCTACAAATCAtctcacagctcagagtccaggCTCCAATCAATAGCTGAATGACTGCACACGGGTACATCCTCCTAGGGAACCAGAatccctgcatgggactctgctaggacctttaatttttttaacgtttgttgatttttgagaaagagacagaacaggagctggggaggggcagagagagagggagacacagaatccgaagcaggctccaggctctgagctgtcagcacagagcccgacgggggctcgaacccacaaaccgtgagatcgtgacctgagccgaagtcagacgctcaaccaaccgagccacccaggagccccatgtagACATTTGGTGAACCATCAAATAACGGAGTACATAAGCATATAAGTAAACCCCTTCGTGGCTGACAAGTCTCCCAGAACCAGTGACCGACCTTCACCGGGACCCTGCTGGTTTCCAGGGGCTGCGAGCCACGGCGATGGGAAAGCGGACCCCGGCATGCTGGCGGTGTTCCAGGACTACGTCAGACTCATGCCCCTGGTGGCAGAAGCCAATCAAATGGGCGAAGAGCTGAAGAAGGTAAGGGCTGGAAGACGGAGTAACGCTGGGTCTGGAAGGACCTCAGGGAACAGGGTCCAcggcccctcacccccaccgccccagccGGCTTTGCCGTACCAGCGAGGGCACGGGGCCTGGAGAGGTGAGGGGCTCCACCCAGGACCCCGCAGTGAGCCAATGACAGAACCCAGGCCGACCCCCAGGCCTCAGCAGTCCCAGCTGCCAGAGCCATGCCTACCATGGCCCCAACGGCCCTCCGGGCTCCCAGACCGATGCTTGCTTGCCAGGCCACCCCTCCCAGGTTGCCCTCCAGAAAGGGCTTTCCTGGGTCCAGGACCCTGAAGCCTTCTAGCCACAGAGAAGACCTGAGCAGGGGGTGGCCCCCCGGTGACACAGGATCCGATCCCCAGGGCACGTTCAAGACACTTCTGCATGTTGGGAACGTgcgaggaggagaaggaaatggcGAGGGCGGTGTGGGCTGTGCGCTCAGCGAGAAGGGTCCCCCTTACAGGGACTCAGAATGGAACTGAAGGTGAAGAATTTAGCGGCTTCAGACTCCAGGGGCCACGAGCTACAGAAGGAGGTCATGGTGAAGGTGACCAACCAAAGAACCCGCGAGGTGAGGATGCCTCTGGCGACGGGGTTTCTGAGGGTTCTCCTGGGGACAGAGACTGTCCTGTGGAGACCCCGTGAAGGGCACTGTGTGTTCCCAGCGtgagctgggctctggggacagacTCTGGGATGGaaacccccgcctcccccacgTTTCTCTCCTGGTCCTCTCTCCCACATGGCACCAACCCTGGGATCACTCCCAACCACcactctccatttatttatttatatttttttaatgtttatttgcaagagagagagagagagagagagagagacaggttgaGCATgtgcgagccagggaggagcagagagaggaggccgcagaggatcccaagcaggctccgcgctgtccgtgcagagcctgacgcggggctcgaacccacggaccgcgagatcatgacctggctgaagtcggacgcttaaccgactgcgccacccaggcgccccattgtcaGACCTCGTTTTAAGGAGATTTCATGTTCCTCTGTGTTTCGTTGCTCATTATAGTTTAAGGTGAATTGAAAAGGATCTCGTTCAGCCTTTCCTATGATTAGCAGAAACCGGGTTTTCTTTTCAGGGGCTGCGCGCTAATTGCTTTTATGGTGATGTCGCTCGCTTTCCTCTCTCCTCGGGCAGAGACTAAGCTTACTGATCCGTCATCTCCAAGGCTGTCCGTCTTTACCTTCCGAGTGGATCAGTGGCCTCTCCCCGGATGAAGTTACACCTTCCCCGGGGGCCTCGGAGATGCCGGCAGTCCCTCGGCCCTTCCTGGAAGGTTTCGTGTGTGAGGCTGGGAAGGGCGGACAGCAGCCTCGGCACTTTTGTGGCGGTCCGCCTCGCAGATGTTCGCCCTAGACCGCTGGACCGTGTGCGCACAGGGCGGAGACGGGACCCCCCCAGGCCACTTCATGTGACCGACGAGAGACACGTCGGGGGCGATTCGGGAGCAAGCCGGGGCTTGTGAGGACAGGGAGGGTCTCAGCCCTGACTTCTCAGCGGAGTCGGTGCAACAGGCTTCCGGCCTGGGAGTCTCCGTGCTCGGCTGAGGCCCCGCGGGGGACGGGAGGGTCAGCAGAGACCCCTGCCGGTCCCGCAGAGCCCCGCTGAGCTGTCACAGGGCCCAGGGCGCGCTGTCCGCCAGAAAGGATGCAGCGGACTGAGGACGCCGATTCCCACCGTCTTGGCGCCCTAGCCTCAGGGCTTGAAAAACCCACCTGCTGGAGCTCGTGCTGTGCTCTGCCAGGGTCAGGTTCACACGCAGTCTTTACCCCGCCTCTCGGGGGAGAGGACGGGTTTCACTTgaggcaaagaaggaaagaacgaAGTCTTTGTAGTGTCTGGAGGGGGATCTTTTTCTTTGGAGGCACGTAACACTCAGAGGGACAGCGACACATCGGTTGGCTCCTTGTGCCCCCATCACCTCACCGTATGTCCTCTCAGCAGCCCTGTCCCTCACTCAGGGACAGACAGTGGCAGGTTCTCGGGGGGGCGTGAGCGCACACATTGTCACCTTACGGCCCCGCCCGGGCCTCCCTGTGCCACAAGTGAGGTGCTGGCACAGCTTTGCTTTCTGGGGGCCTGAGGGtctgagaatctgtttccttgcttctTGAAGCTTCCAGAGGCCCCCGCTTTCCTCGGCTCCGTTGTGCTCCATTTCCAAAGTCAGCCCCTTGGCGTCTCCCTGACTCCCCTTCCGTGGCCGTCTGACCATCTCTTCTGCCTCCCCCTTCCACAGTTAAGGTCCATgtgggggcgcgtgggtggctcagtcggttgagcctccgacttcggctcaggtcatgatctcatggtttgtgagtccgagccccacgtcgggctctgtgctgacagctcagagcctggagcccacctcggattctgtgtctccttctctctctgcccctcccccacttgtgctctgactctacctctcaaaactaaatgtaaaaacatattaaaaaaaaaaaagatccatgtGGTTACACTGGACCCACCTAGACAGTGTGAGCAAATCTCCccattttaaggtcagctgataaGCGAACTTCATTCCACCTACAACCATAATTCCCTTTTCCACATAAGGTAACATGTTGGCAGGTTCCAGAGACTGGGACACAGACATCTTCGAGGGCCACTCTTCTGTGTTCCCTGAGTCCCAAACCGTCATCTCTCCTGGGACAGTGTATTGTTTGATCCCTTCATTATCTCCTCTAAGTTATTAGGCCCCAGCAACTCAGGAAATGATGGAGCCATGGGTCAGGAACAAACGTGGACTCCTGGAGGACCTCACCGCAAAGCTAGGCTTGAGGAGAGTGTTAGGGGGTCCTGGGTGCCCCAAAGCCGGCCCATCTGGGGAAGCATGCTGGGAAAAGTCATGGGAACGAACTGTGAGCAGGTGAAACCCAATCCCGGTGACCTATCTTTGTGTTCGTAGGTGTGGATTTGGTCAAAAGCCAAGTTTATCAACAGGAAATTTCTCATGGAGGAACTTTACCAGCGCTTTCTGGATGGAGAAGACGGCCACGTGGCTCAGGAAGATGACCCCTTCTGGGATCCCGTCGAGGTTGTCCACTTGGGCTcagcccacatctggctccagtCGCTGGCCTACTCCATGAAGCTGGAGGAGCAGGTGGAGTTCATGAACTGCGAGGGGGAGGAAGAGGCCGTGGTGCACGTCTGCGTGACTCCCTGCTCCCCGGCGGGACGGTGGGTGtccccccggcccggcccggtccTGGCAGAAAACTCCCAGCATGCCTGCGCTCTCCTGGATGAGCTGGTCAGCACGGTGTCCCCGAAGAGCTCATTCAGTCACGATTTGGCCCCAGCAAATCTGATTTTTGCCACGGCGGCCAAATCGGCGGGCCCGGAATGTCTCAGGTCCTCGCTGATGCGGCCCGAGGGCTGGAAGAAAGCAGAGTTTCCAGCTCGTCCCTTCTCCATCGTGGTATAGGCTCCCGTGggttttctgtcccttccctcaaGGCAGGGACTGAGGTGTCTTCGTTCCCTGACGTGGCCTCCTTCTGAGTTGTTGGCCGACCTTCTGTGGGGACGGGCGTTGCTATAACTCTGCTACACTGCCCTTCACCGTCCTCTCAGGGaccccctctcttccctctctctaggCCATGGACAGTCCACAGCGTTTTCACAAAAGCCCAGGTCTCTCAGCAATTCTAAGCAAAGAGGCGGGCAGGCGGCGGTCTGGTCTGGGTGCGAGGTGCTTTTAGGCACCCGGGATGGCCTCCCTGTCTTTCTGAAGAGGGAACCAGCTCAGGGCCGCGGGGTCCTGGCACCCAGAGACCAAGCTGACCATCGACTCACTGTCTTTACTGGGAGTCTCAGCAACTTTCTGGTCACTTGGCCACCTCGGGCTTCTCGGCTGCCGGACGGCTTCCCTCTCGTTGCAAATTCCTAAGGCACATTCTAGCTTATAGGCTCGATGCGAGGTTGACGTGACAGATGCCCCCTGTTGGAAAGCTGTCCAAACTGGTTTGTGAACCTGTAGGGCTGGAGTTGACTCTGGACTGTGCAGAGCTCACCAAGGAAAGGGTCGCCTTGAGAGGCCGCATCCTCTACCCCACTGGGAACCTGCCCGGGGCTCCAGGGCTGGGTCGCGTATTACACGAGGCGGTTACGTTGCGGTCTCTTCCTCCAGGAGGCTGGGAGCTCCTTGAACGCCTGTTGCGTGAACACGCTCCACGGCTGGCAACGCTCCTCGTCTTTTCTTCAGAGAAGCTGGCCATATCTCGAGGAGTCTCAGGAGTGCCCTTTGACGACACGACCCTCACCTGCTCGGGCCCCGGCCGACCTGTGATCTGCCCTGTCCTCCTCTGTTCGCAGAGCGTGCGGTGAGGAGGACGTGGTTATCGACCCGTCGGAGCTGCTGGGCAAGAGGATGGACTTCCAGGTTGGCCTCGTGCGGTGCCTTGGGGTCAAGTGGCTGAAGGAGGACGCAGAGCGAGGCATTCAGATGGGGTACCGGCTGCGcacaccccccccacctcatGGGCCTTGGTGGGCGGGGGTCTCTCCTGGCGCTTGAAAAACGAGTTCATCACGAAATTTTCATAGGTTTCTCTGCTTGTTCAACCCCAAAATGCCTATTTCCCCATCGGTTAATCGAAGTCCCACATCCTTCTAGGTTGCTGGACTGAAAGCCACGTTTATTGATCCTCGGTGATTGAAGCAGTGGTCAGAGATTCTAATTATCTGATAGAATATCAAGGGAAGCTGTACTCCCTACGTAGAATcatggtttttttgttgtgttttttgttttttgtctttttgagttGGAAATGAAAGGACTGTTATCACAATATGGAAGAAACACCAGATAGGCTTAGTCAGGCTAAGAGACGGTAAGAGATTAAGCaataaagaaagggaaacttTGAAggacaaaacccaaaacaccacCTCACGTGGAATATTaacaattttaggggcgcctgggtggctcagtcggttaagtgtccgacttgggctcaggtcatgatctcacagttcgtgggttcgagcccgcatcgggctctgtgctgacagctcagagcctggagcctgcttcggattctgggtctccccctttctctgcccctcctctgctcacactctgtctctctctctctctctgtctcaaaaataaacattaaaaaataaataaataaataaataaataaataaataaaattaacaattttagaTGATCGAAGTAGAACGTGTTTCTcaaaatccatttcctttttgCTAGACATTTAATACTGTCCATGTAGTGATGCTACTCGTGTTAAATAGCGGAGATGTTGGGGGGTGGCACGCACGAGGATCAATTTCAGGTCGTCTCGTATCAAGTAACCAAGCCAAGCCGTCATTCTTTGGCTCATCTGATCCATTTCTTTGTAAGTGTGTCCCTTCTGGCTTGGAATtctgttttatgttcttttctcaGGTACAGAATGTATGACCTTTCAAGCACTTTCTATACCAAGCCTGTATGGAAAACGGTGAATCCCCAAATAGAAGAAACTGTCCAATTTACAGCCTTAAATGCATCTCAGGAGTTTCTGAATTATTTACAAACAAACGCTCTCATTGTCGACTTATGGGGTCTTCAAGGTACCACGTTTGCTTCCTCTTTTGCACGATGCATTCTTCAATCAGATATCACGTCAATATATCTAgggttgccaaggatgtggaggagggagggggtcagGGTCTTAATAGCCCAGGGCGGTCTTCTCCTGGGTCCCTGGGCTCTAGTCCACAGGGGATTGAATGGCTTAAACCTCtccatgtaggggcgcctgggtggctcagttggttaagtgtctgactcttgatttcggctcaggtcacgatctcacggttcatgagttcgagccctgcgtggggctctgcgctgacagtgcggagcctgctggggattctctctctccctctctctctctctctgtccctcccttgctggtATTCTgtctctaaatgaataaacaaagaaacatacattaaaaaaaaaaaatctcttcacaCAACACTGGGCCTGGAGGTGTTTCTTTCCTTGATGGTGTCTCCCTCACATTACAGAAGGCTGCGCCCAGCTGGACTGCTCTCAGTCGGACCTCATGGTCACAAGTGAAGGCCACGTCATGGTGGACACCAAGAAAATGTCCACTCTGATGGATCCAGGCCAGGTGTGCCCATTTATGTGACATTCAAACGGGCATCGCACGTGACAGCTGCTTAGGGATCATCGGTGTTCCTTCCACTTAacaaatgttttccttatttactGCTGTGTTCCCCCAGGGGCTTCAACCCTGCTCAccacaccctcacccccaccccatctagGGGGGTAAAACTGCCAGTCCCAAAGGGTATGCAGATAACCCCGCGAAAGGCTAACCTGACATGTTTTTTGTAGACGCCATCAACTCAGATATCGGAACTCTACATGAAGCTGCTCAAGTTagagcaggagacagagctgCTCAGAGACACCAACAGAGCCCTGAGAGAAGAAAACGTGTTTCTCAAACAATCACTTGAGAAGGTCGGTTCTACTCAACAAGGTGAGAGGCTACGTAAGTcttgcttaagtttctctctaaACTCCTACGTTTGAgatggatatttatatatatatattttttaaattttttatgtttatttttgagaaagagagaaagagatcaggggagggtcagagagagagggagacacagaatctgcagcaggctctaggctccaagctgtcagcacagagcccaaagcggggcttgaactcacaaactgtgagatcgtaacctgagctaaggttggatgcttaaccaactgagctctgagatgtgtatttgtatttcaaagaaatttactttttaatgagtTGATCTATATCttgtttcataaaaaaaaaaaaaaatctgagaattttttccccttctgcctGGATGTGTCTCAACCTGTGCTTGATAAATGCTGGTGTAGATTGccaccaaaataaatatgtacatagaGACTTGGGAGAGCAGATGTTGAAATAAATGTTCTGTCTCCTCACCACCTCAGCACATAAGCCTTCCAACACCCTGAAGCTAACTTGGACGGCAGCACACCCTCCAGCAGCCAGAGAGATGAACCAAATGTACACTCGGCCAGCCAGCTCCGACAGAGAATTTGCCAAAGCCCTTAAGCTGTTCTACCACAGCATGAACCAAGCAAGAGGGCAGCTTCTCCGACTGAGACAAGAGAAACCTCCTGTAAGTAACCAGAATCCTGGGAGCAACAGGGTTCTTCTTCCATTAGATTTAGGCATTGGAAAGAactgcatttcttttaaattttttaatatttatttttgggagagacagagcatgagtgggggaggggcagagagagagggagacacagaatccaaagcaggctccgggctccgagccatcagcacagagcccgatgcggggctcgaacgcacgaaccgtgagatcatgacctgagccgaagtcggtcgctccaccgactgagccccccaggccccctggaAAGAACCGCATTTCTTGAGCTGGGGGATATGTGTGTTCAACAAGAGAGCAGGCGGAGGCCTGAACAGTGTGTCCGCTGCTCTCCTGGGCATCTGTCTctgctcttgctttttttttttttttttccaacgtttatttatttttgggacagagagagacagagcatgaacgggggaggggcagagagagacggagacacagaatcggaaacaggctccaggctccgagccatcagcccagagcctgacgcggggctcgaactcacggaccgcgagatcgtgacctggctgaagtcagatgcttaaccgactgcgccacccaggcgcccctgctcttgcttttttattcaagTTCAC
This genomic interval from Prionailurus viverrinus isolate Anna chromosome F1, UM_Priviv_1.0, whole genome shotgun sequence contains the following:
- the LOC125155158 gene encoding kinesin-like protein KIF28P, which codes for MSDGKMVKMTMPRMDSVTVAVRVRPFSQREKNSGSKCVISMHSRTTTTIQDPKNPEHRKTFTFDLAYWSHDGFQKDKDGVFISTDPSSTFASQKDVFHDLGRGILDSAWQGYNATLLAYGQTGSGKSYSMVGLGANKGIIPNVCEELFQAIEERERNQEYQVTFSMLEIYNEQIRDLLSRTKQPGGLKVREDQHLGFYVDGLKSVPCENYAQIERLMEQGTKIRTTASTNMNASSSRSHMVITIQFRQVFLDRDLTKQSTINLVDLAGSERQKSSGSEGDRLREGSQVNLSLTNLGNVISALADAATGKKVLHIPYRDSVLTKLLQPALGGNSRTTLIAAISPADICYEETLSTLRYAERAKKIRNRAVVNTSTLMRESKAENDRQWIMKTLPHLLNVNEDPQLTGVLKYFIQAGTHPSRPTLDLLRLLAFISDKHASFTNSDGKVTVTPHSKCKVVVNGVPIVTKTKLQHLDRIILGSNSAYLYIGFPSERGSEDLTRFDYDFFQLERAAAEGVSVDKLGAASHGDGKADPGMLAVFQDYVRLMPLVAEANQMGEELKKGLRMELKVKNLAASDSRGHELQKEVMVKVTNQRTREVWIWSKAKFINRKFLMEELYQRFLDGEDGHVAQEDDPFWDPVEVVHLGSAHIWLQSLAYSMKLEEQVEFMNCEGEEEAVVHVCVTPCSPAGRACGEEDVVIDPSELLGKRMDFQVGLVRCLGVKWLKEDAERGIQMGYRMYDLSSTFYTKPVWKTVNPQIEETVQFTALNASQEFLNYLQTNALIVDLWGLQEGCAQLDCSQSDLMVTSEGHVMVDTKKMSTLMDPGQTPSTQISELYMKLLKLEQETELLRDTNRALREENVFLKQSLEKVGSTQQAHKPSNTLKLTWTAAHPPAAREMNQMYTRPASSDREFAKALKLFYHSMNQARGQLLRLRQEKPPEEDEMLRPFVQQQAQRLKDLGDVLESSLRRLKNDVAVIVKKKRASLPHAE